The Oculatellaceae cyanobacterium genome contains a region encoding:
- a CDS encoding DUF29 domain-containing protein encodes MTINLEATRQESSYQQDYCLWLDNTVKLLRDRNFNNLDLDNLIAEIEAMSGSQRRELENRLRVLLMHLVKYKYQPDKRSHSWLNTIDEQRNQLELLLEYSPSLKPFYSEVFNKCYLKARRSAATETKLDVNSFPSESPFTVDETLNFDWMPE; translated from the coding sequence ATGACCATTAATCTAGAAGCTACTCGACAAGAGAGTTCTTATCAACAAGATTATTGTCTGTGGTTAGATAATACAGTCAAGCTGCTACGCGATCGCAACTTTAATAACTTAGATTTGGATAATTTAATAGCAGAAATTGAGGCGATGAGCGGTAGCCAACGGCGGGAGTTGGAAAATAGGCTCAGGGTACTACTCATGCACTTAGTTAAGTATAAGTATCAACCGGATAAACGTTCTCATAGTTGGTTAAATACTATTGATGAACAGCGCAACCAATTAGAACTTTTACTGGAGTATAGTCCTAGTCTGAAACCTTTTTATTCTGAAGTGTTTAATAAATGCTATCTTAAGGCTCGGCGTAGTGCTGCTACTGAAACTAAGTTGGATGTTAATTCTTTTCCATCGGAGTCACCTTTTACTGTCGATGAGACACTGAATTTTGATTGGATGCCTGAGTAG
- a CDS encoding CHAT domain-containing protein, translating to MRWLSGLTIIFLSFIPIADGAFLRNVFLCNFLGKQLATCNAKLSQDSRANAALPNTSSNANSTTLLAQYLPPDVPPPSINNPPPIDSGRFINPILPNSGGNIPGLNQFVQQAERAAFEVSFQQANTNRAVELFEEYQAQLFKSHLGINTPTKIPTTAAISQSLAKIYQATGEKPALSYIVSLQNELHLILVLPSSSTVIETTNTTISLKNNNKIIGQKDNNNIAQQVSNTERVILKITRPQIKEMAAQFIKDVKNQGIIRSNSGEKLYKELITPLEAKLKANNIDTLIVSADSGLRSLPIAALNDGQQFLIEKYKYALIPSFGLTASNSPGKIQNAQILAMGVSQSIDNQPALPSAGTEISSLIKSIWQSKGLSLIDEKATIENIKSASNSQSFGILHFATHAKFEPGQLSNSYIQVWNGKLQLNKLRDLSRELRWDKVSMLVLSACQTALGDEQAELGFAGMGVQAGIKTAIGTLWRVNDEGAMAFMAEFYSRLKTAPTKAEAFRQTQLAMWRGQVKIENGNLLLSNQQTVNLPPEMGIRGNISLTHPIYWSGFTLVGDWN from the coding sequence ATGCGTTGGTTAAGTGGTTTAACAATTATCTTTCTAAGTTTTATACCCATTGCAGATGGCGCATTTCTGCGAAATGTTTTTCTTTGTAACTTTTTAGGAAAACAACTTGCGACTTGCAATGCTAAATTGAGTCAAGATAGTCGAGCTAATGCTGCCTTACCTAACACTAGCAGTAATGCTAATTCAACAACGCTACTTGCTCAATATTTACCACCAGACGTACCACCACCCTCAATAAATAATCCACCACCAATAGATTCAGGACGATTTATCAATCCAATATTGCCTAACTCAGGTGGTAATATTCCTGGTTTAAACCAATTTGTACAACAAGCTGAACGCGCTGCTTTTGAAGTAAGTTTTCAACAGGCTAACACAAATCGAGCAGTTGAATTATTTGAAGAATATCAAGCCCAACTATTTAAATCACATTTGGGCATAAATACGCCGACCAAAATACCCACTACTGCTGCAATTTCTCAATCATTAGCAAAAATATATCAAGCAACTGGAGAAAAGCCTGCCCTTTCTTATATCGTTTCATTACAAAATGAACTTCACCTAATTTTAGTTTTACCTAGTTCTTCAACAGTTATTGAAACTACTAATACTACAATTAGTTTAAAAAATAACAACAAAATTATCGGTCAAAAGGATAATAACAATATTGCTCAACAAGTATCTAATACTGAAAGAGTAATTTTAAAAATTACCCGTCCTCAAATAAAAGAGATGGCTGCTCAGTTTATTAAGGACGTTAAAAATCAAGGAATAATTCGGAGTAATTCTGGAGAAAAACTATACAAAGAATTAATTACTCCTTTAGAAGCAAAATTAAAAGCTAATAACATTGATACTTTAATAGTCTCAGCAGATTCAGGTTTGCGTTCGCTTCCAATAGCTGCTTTGAATGATGGGCAACAGTTTTTAATTGAAAAATATAAATATGCCTTAATCCCAAGTTTTGGTTTAACTGCTAGCAATTCTCCAGGTAAAATACAAAATGCCCAAATATTAGCTATGGGTGTTTCTCAAAGTATAGATAATCAACCAGCATTACCGAGTGCAGGGACAGAAATTTCTAGTTTAATTAAGAGTATCTGGCAAAGTAAAGGATTATCCTTAATTGATGAAAAAGCGACAATAGAAAATATCAAATCTGCTAGTAATAGTCAAAGTTTTGGTATCCTTCACTTTGCTACTCACGCCAAATTTGAACCAGGACAATTGAGTAATTCCTATATTCAAGTTTGGAATGGTAAACTGCAATTAAATAAACTGAGAGATTTGTCGCGAGAATTACGCTGGGATAAAGTTAGTATGCTTGTTCTAAGTGCTTGTCAAACTGCATTAGGAGATGAGCAAGCAGAATTAGGATTTGCTGGTATGGGAGTTCAAGCTGGCATCAAAACTGCTATCGGAACCCTTTGGAGAGTCAATGACGAAGGTGCAATGGCATTCATGGCTGAGTTTTATTCTCGCTTAAAAACTGCACCTACAAAAGCTGAAGCTTTCAGACAAACACAATTAGCTATGTGGCGAGGACAAGTTAAAATAGAAAATGGCAATTTACTATTATCAAATCAGCAAACTGTTAATCTACCGCCGGAAATGGGCATAAGAGGTAATATTAGCCTTACTCATCCTATCTACTGGTCTGGATTTACCTTAGTGGGGGACTGGAATTAG
- a CDS encoding DUF29 domain-containing protein: METKIPSSIPTLYEQDYYLWLEKTIQQLRSGQLSTVDLANLIEELESMGRSEKRALMNLLTRLFEHLLKLAYWDSQREYNKNHWKSEIRNFRKQINKELKASPSLKPYLIEIFEECYQDAKEIFSDLSKLPVNTFPVQPMGTVDQILDENWLPLFE; the protein is encoded by the coding sequence ATGGAAACAAAAATACCTTCCTCGATTCCTACGTTGTACGAACAGGACTATTATCTTTGGTTAGAAAAAACTATACAGCAACTACGCTCCGGTCAGCTTTCCACAGTGGATTTGGCAAACTTAATTGAGGAGTTGGAAAGCATGGGTAGAAGCGAAAAACGCGCACTTATGAATTTACTAACCAGACTATTTGAACACTTGCTGAAGTTAGCTTACTGGGACTCACAAAGAGAATATAACAAAAATCACTGGAAATCCGAAATCCGTAACTTTCGCAAACAAATTAACAAAGAATTAAAAGCTAGTCCTAGTCTTAAACCCTATCTTATAGAAATATTTGAGGAATGCTATCAAGATGCTAAAGAAATATTTTCTGATCTTTCCAAACTGCCAGTAAATACTTTTCCGGTACAACCGATGGGGACTGTAGATCAAATTTTAGATGAAAATTGGCTTCCCCTGTTTGAATAA
- a CDS encoding Uma2 family endonuclease, which yields MVQTPTKQLTIEEFLKLPETKPASEYINGQIIQKPMPQGKHSTLQDELVTIINGIAKPHKIARAFPELHCTFGGRAIVPDVTVFAWDRIPVDENGDIANVFPIYPDWTIEILSPDQKQTKVTGNILHCLQLGTKLGWLIDPDVRSILVYPSGQQPQLLQEATELLPVPELVAELKLTVGDIFSWLQLG from the coding sequence ATGGTACAAACACCTACAAAACAACTTACTATAGAAGAATTTCTTAAACTGCCAGAAACTAAGCCAGCTAGTGAATATATTAACGGTCAAATCATCCAGAAACCTATGCCCCAAGGAAAACACAGCACTCTTCAAGACGAACTTGTTACCATTATTAATGGTATAGCCAAACCTCATAAAATTGCTCGCGCTTTCCCAGAATTACACTGTACCTTTGGCGGACGTGCCATTGTTCCTGATGTTACAGTTTTTGCATGGGATAGAATACCAGTTGATGAAAATGGCGATATTGCTAACGTCTTCCCAATATATCCAGACTGGACAATTGAAATACTATCTCCAGATCAAAAGCAAACAAAAGTAACAGGAAATATTTTGCACTGCTTACAACTTGGAACTAAATTAGGCTGGCTAATAGATCCTGATGTGCGTTCAATCTTAGTTTATCCATCAGGACAACAACCGCAACTGTTACAAGAAGCAACCGAGTTATTACCCGTTCCCGAATTAGTAGCAGAATTAAAATTAACAGTTGGCGATATATTTAGCTGGTTACAATTGGGATAA
- a CDS encoding WD40 repeat domain-containing protein, whose protein sequence is MNYLNKVDEVVKNLENHSNSLRIKKLIVFACTRIWIKDAIQLSSISLKDSVENLRELHPTLANLQQVLYELANKLNKPTEYSLIAKMISREMEKLYRDGTQESGLSIVNNNDTGHLPYSLKNYVKLAVLDLEENQFDQVLKATVEIIDKNNIRKSQIISYLPSTVKVIEFYYAFKLTYRRLFINYKQQGFSGELIDPKPSSQLNKSYQSVELLRRSLGKWFSSPEFREIRNILLQELDPDEEIQIIIHSPNQHLLQLPWHLVFEPFLKNYTKAEIVFRIKKNKAYDTKSVFIKNINVLEVLGNYGSIDIEVEQQEIAAIPNSEVLLLAEPVRQQLDNIWDKNRNILFFSSSYGNTFEDVYFNQSESFTIEEFKTFLKSAIASGLQLAIINCSNGLEMAGKLADLEIPNLIILREHVPPRVAQGFLKLFLKACASGKSVYMAIREAREKLAPLENMFPGATWLPVIFQHPTTEAITVPKFPPIENNQALEEEDWSEQTITDSQSFEINNYDINQNQLSAQLPQTTFYTNISLVKTISGFDSEVYAVAISPDGEKIVGGTGDLEHEDDAIKIWDIDTGKLINSLKGHQHWIYAVAITPDSRKILSGSFDSNIKIWDINSNTLKPTTIEDYDRVNAIAISPDGKMIVSGSDDNTAKIWNLETGVLIKTLKSHSRRVNSVAISPDGQTIITASDDQTIKLWYLATGSLLDTLVGHTKPVLCVVITPDGKNIISSSDDQTIKIWNLATGVLKATLTGHKKSVLAIAISPDGHTIVSSSLDKTIKIWDFNTGNLINTLSGHENIILCVAISPDGRKIISSSYGEIRIWEVMEVTRIR, encoded by the coding sequence ATGAATTATTTAAACAAGGTGGATGAAGTTGTTAAAAATCTAGAAAATCATTCCAATTCACTACGTATTAAAAAGTTGATTGTGTTTGCTTGTACTAGGATCTGGATTAAGGATGCAATTCAGCTAAGTAGCATATCTTTAAAAGATTCAGTTGAGAATTTACGCGAACTTCATCCAACGTTAGCAAATCTTCAACAGGTTTTATATGAATTAGCTAATAAACTCAATAAACCAACTGAGTATTCCTTGATTGCTAAGATGATTAGCAGGGAAATGGAGAAGCTTTATAGAGATGGTACACAAGAAAGTGGGTTATCAATTGTCAATAACAATGATACTGGACATTTGCCATATTCTCTTAAAAATTATGTAAAACTGGCTGTTTTAGATTTAGAAGAAAATCAGTTTGATCAGGTCTTAAAAGCTACGGTTGAAATCATAGATAAGAATAATATTAGAAAATCTCAAATAATTAGTTATTTACCATCTACTGTTAAAGTTATTGAGTTTTACTATGCTTTTAAATTAACTTATCGGAGATTGTTTATTAATTATAAACAACAAGGTTTTTCCGGAGAATTAATTGATCCTAAGCCGAGTAGTCAACTTAATAAATCTTACCAATCTGTTGAATTGCTGAGGAGGAGTCTAGGTAAATGGTTTTCTTCGCCAGAATTTCGTGAAATTAGAAATATTCTGCTACAAGAGTTAGATCCAGATGAAGAAATTCAGATAATTATTCATAGTCCAAATCAGCATTTATTACAGCTACCTTGGCATTTAGTTTTTGAGCCTTTTTTAAAAAATTATACTAAGGCAGAAATTGTATTTAGAATTAAGAAAAATAAAGCTTATGATACTAAATCAGTATTTATAAAAAACATTAATGTTTTGGAAGTTTTAGGTAATTACGGTTCAATAGATATTGAAGTAGAACAGCAAGAGATAGCGGCTATTCCAAATTCAGAAGTATTACTATTGGCTGAACCTGTTCGCCAGCAATTAGATAATATTTGGGATAAAAATCGAAATATTTTATTTTTTTCAAGTAGCTATGGAAATACATTTGAAGATGTTTATTTTAACCAATCTGAAAGCTTTACAATTGAAGAATTTAAAACTTTTTTAAAAAGTGCGATCGCATCGGGTTTGCAACTAGCAATTATTAACTGTAGTAATGGGCTGGAAATGGCAGGAAAGCTAGCAGATTTAGAAATTCCAAATCTGATTATTCTGCGGGAACACGTTCCACCTAGAGTAGCACAAGGTTTTTTGAAACTATTTCTTAAAGCTTGTGCTAGTGGTAAATCTGTATATATGGCAATAAGAGAAGCACGAGAAAAACTAGCACCTTTAGAAAATATGTTTCCAGGTGCAACCTGGTTGCCTGTGATTTTTCAACATCCTACAACTGAAGCTATAACTGTACCAAAGTTTCCGCCGATTGAGAACAATCAAGCTTTAGAAGAGGAGGACTGGTCAGAACAAACTATTACAGATTCACAAAGTTTTGAAATAAATAACTATGATATTAATCAGAATCAATTATCGGCGCAGCTACCTCAAACAACCTTTTATACAAATATATCTTTAGTCAAGACTATTAGTGGGTTTGATAGTGAAGTTTATGCAGTTGCTATTAGTCCTGACGGTGAAAAGATTGTTGGTGGTACTGGAGATCTTGAGCATGAAGATGATGCCATAAAAATTTGGGATATTGATACCGGTAAGCTGATTAATTCACTCAAGGGTCATCAGCATTGGATTTATGCAGTTGCTATTACTCCTGATAGTAGAAAGATACTTAGTGGCAGTTTTGACAGTAACATCAAGATTTGGGATATTAACTCAAATACACTTAAACCTACTACTATTGAGGATTACGACCGAGTTAATGCGATCGCGATTAGTCCAGATGGAAAAATGATTGTCAGTGGCAGTGACGATAATACTGCTAAAATTTGGAACTTAGAAACTGGTGTATTGATCAAAACTCTCAAAAGTCATTCCCGAAGAGTTAATTCTGTTGCGATTAGCCCAGATGGGCAGACAATTATCACAGCTAGTGATGACCAGACAATCAAGCTTTGGTATTTGGCTACTGGCAGTTTGCTCGACACTCTCGTTGGTCATACAAAACCTGTTCTTTGTGTTGTTATTACTCCAGATGGTAAAAATATTATTAGTAGTAGTGACGATCAAACAATCAAAATTTGGAACCTGGCAACAGGGGTGCTGAAGGCTACCCTAACTGGGCATAAAAAATCAGTTCTTGCTATTGCCATCAGCCCAGATGGACATACGATTGTTAGTAGTAGCCTAGACAAAACTATCAAAATTTGGGATTTTAACACTGGGAATTTGATCAACACTTTAAGCGGGCATGAAAATATAATACTTTGTGTTGCTATTAGTCCAGATGGGCGAAAGATAATTAGTAGTAGTTATGGAGAGATTAGAATTTGGGAAGTGATGGAAGTTACTCGCATTAGGTAA
- a CDS encoding bifunctional serine/threonine-protein kinase/formylglycine-generating enzyme family protein: protein MQCCQNPQCQNPFNPDINRFCQNCGSNQLSELFRHRYRVLKILGAGGFGKTYLAEDVERLDDPCVIKQFAPQFTGTAILQKATELFKHEARQLYELGENHSQIPRLIAYFEYGKSLYLVQEFIEGQDLLEELKQNPFNEEQIREILAELLPVLDFIHSHNVIHRDIKPENIIRRFPQQSLKKGDLVLIDFGGAKQITQTSLARPGTGIYTIGYAPTEQMAGKASPASDLYALGATCVRLLTQCLPEFDQSGQLEDLVYDATNAEWLWRERLQEKGLTISNELGQILDKLLQHLPRNRYESAKEVIKDLNSIIQPHQTSSTLTVKGQGGFVNISGLGLKSFAYDLVKVGLRNNISSRQRRQAKYLPEDLGNGVSLEMVFIPGGECWMGSSQIEEGRYNHESPLHRVTISPFLMAKTPITQAQWKAVAALPEVNQFLNPDPSRFKGANRPVENVSWHDAIEFCARLSQYTKRQYRLPSEAEWEYACRAGTSTPFHFGETIIPELANYNANYTYAYGVKGEYRQETTPVGSFQVANAFGLYDMHGLVLEWCADFWHENYNGAPSDGRVWEFGGDDTHRLLRGGSWVSYPRSCRSAYRRKSTPDGRVDVYGVRVVCSLPDEL from the coding sequence ATGCAGTGTTGCCAAAATCCTCAATGTCAAAATCCCTTTAACCCTGATATCAATAGATTTTGTCAAAATTGCGGTTCAAATCAACTAAGTGAATTATTTAGACACCGCTACCGCGTACTAAAAATCTTAGGCGCAGGTGGATTTGGTAAAACTTATTTAGCCGAAGATGTAGAAAGACTCGATGATCCTTGTGTAATTAAACAATTTGCACCACAATTTACTGGAACAGCAATACTCCAAAAAGCTACAGAACTATTTAAGCACGAAGCACGACAACTTTATGAATTAGGAGAAAATCATTCTCAAATTCCTCGGTTAATTGCTTATTTTGAATACGGAAAAAGCCTGTATTTAGTTCAAGAGTTTATAGAAGGGCAAGACTTATTAGAGGAATTAAAGCAGAACCCCTTTAATGAAGAACAAATTAGGGAAATTCTGGCAGAGTTATTGCCTGTTTTAGATTTCATTCATTCTCACAACGTTATTCATCGAGATATTAAACCCGAAAATATCATTCGCAGATTTCCCCAACAAAGCTTAAAAAAAGGGGATTTAGTGCTAATAGACTTTGGCGGTGCAAAGCAAATTACTCAAACCAGTTTAGCTAGACCAGGAACGGGCATTTATACTATTGGATATGCACCAACTGAACAAATGGCAGGAAAGGCTAGTCCAGCAAGTGATTTATATGCTTTGGGTGCAACTTGTGTACGGTTATTAACTCAGTGTTTGCCAGAATTTGATCAGTCTGGTCAATTAGAAGATTTAGTTTATGATGCCACAAATGCTGAATGGTTATGGAGAGAACGTCTGCAAGAAAAAGGTTTAACTATTAGCAATGAATTAGGACAAATTTTAGATAAACTTTTGCAGCATTTACCTAGAAATAGGTATGAATCTGCCAAAGAAGTTATTAAAGACTTAAATAGTATAATTCAACCTCATCAAACTTCTTCTACGTTAACCGTAAAAGGACAGGGAGGGTTTGTCAATATTTCAGGACTAGGGCTAAAATCTTTTGCATACGACCTAGTAAAGGTAGGGTTGCGAAATAATATTAGTAGCCGCCAACGTCGTCAAGCCAAATATTTACCTGAAGATTTAGGTAACGGTGTAAGTTTAGAGATGGTATTTATTCCTGGGGGTGAATGCTGGATGGGTTCATCCCAGATTGAGGAAGGAAGATATAATCATGAAAGTCCTCTCCATAGAGTCACAATCTCGCCTTTTTTGATGGCGAAAACTCCGATAACTCAAGCACAGTGGAAAGCTGTAGCAGCGTTACCAGAAGTTAATCAATTTTTAAATCCTGACCCATCTAGGTTTAAAGGTGCAAACCGTCCAGTCGAAAATGTATCATGGCATGATGCGATCGAATTTTGTGCCAGGTTATCTCAATACACTAAACGGCAATATCGTTTACCTAGTGAGGCGGAATGGGAATATGCTTGTCGGGCGGGAACAAGTACACCTTTCCATTTTGGTGAAACAATTATTCCAGAATTAGCTAATTACAACGCCAATTATACTTATGCTTATGGTGTAAAAGGCGAATATCGTCAAGAAACAACCCCAGTCGGTAGCTTTCAAGTAGCGAATGCTTTTGGTTTATATGATATGCACGGGTTAGTTTTAGAGTGGTGTGCAGATTTTTGGCATGAGAATTACAATGGCGCACCGTCTGATGGTAGGGTGTGGGAATTCGGGGGAGATGATACGCACCGCTTACTGCGTGGTGGTTCTTGGGTTAGCTATCCCAGGAGTTGTCGCAGTGCATACCGTCGCAAGAGTACGCCAGATGGTAGGGTTGATGTGTATGGAGTTCGGGTTGTTTGCTCTTTACCTGATGAATTATAG
- a CDS encoding ABC transporter substrate-binding protein has product MSNSKQLSEAQESKNLNFLPVHFQLPLRFKRSFGIALTSLVLIILLFVVPALTQQPVTITVLMGAPVTPTWKPLIPEFEKKNPDIRINIVEGPNASNLIEDLYTSAFLLGSSPYDLVYMDIAWVAKFAAAGWLMDVSDKLSKEEQADFLQGDLAGGRYRGKLYRIPALSDAGMLYYRKDLLEQAGLKPPETFAELMQISQALQKQKKVRWGYLWQGRQYEGTPAMFVEVLKGYGGFWINPETREVGLDKPEAIQAVKFLLNTIAEGVSPPGVTTYQEEETRRVFQSGDAVFLRNWPYVWSLANANDSLVKGKIGLKPMVHARGESSGACQGGWGWGIAKGTQHPEAVWRAIQFFSSTEAQREIALDKGYLPSRRSVFNDAQIVEKYNHFPAVLKVLENAALRPPIAQYAQASDILQRYLSASFTGQLTPEQAMQAAANETRRLLGI; this is encoded by the coding sequence ATGAGCAATAGCAAACAGCTATCCGAAGCACAAGAAAGTAAAAATTTAAATTTTTTACCCGTACATTTTCAGTTGCCACTAAGATTTAAGCGTAGCTTTGGAATTGCGCTTACAAGTTTAGTGCTTATCATCCTATTATTCGTAGTACCTGCACTTACACAACAGCCAGTTACTATCACCGTTTTAATGGGTGCGCCTGTAACTCCTACCTGGAAACCGCTAATTCCGGAGTTTGAGAAAAAGAATCCAGATATTCGTATCAATATAGTAGAAGGGCCAAATGCTAGTAACTTAATTGAAGATCTCTACACCTCAGCTTTTCTACTAGGCAGTTCTCCCTATGACTTGGTTTATATGGATATTGCTTGGGTTGCCAAATTTGCTGCGGCTGGGTGGTTGATGGATGTATCAGATAAGTTATCAAAGGAAGAACAAGCAGATTTTCTCCAGGGAGATTTAGCAGGTGGACGTTATCGGGGAAAACTATATCGCATTCCAGCACTCTCTGATGCAGGTATGCTTTACTATCGCAAAGACCTTTTAGAGCAAGCAGGTTTAAAACCACCTGAAACTTTTGCTGAGTTGATGCAAATTTCTCAAGCATTGCAAAAACAAAAAAAAGTGCGTTGGGGTTATCTTTGGCAAGGTCGCCAGTATGAAGGTACACCAGCAATGTTTGTGGAGGTACTTAAGGGATATGGCGGTTTTTGGATTAACCCTGAAACCCGTGAAGTCGGGCTAGACAAACCAGAGGCAATACAAGCAGTTAAATTTTTACTCAATACAATTGCAGAAGGTGTTTCTCCTCCAGGGGTTACTACTTATCAGGAAGAAGAAACTCGGCGCGTATTTCAAAGTGGTGATGCAGTATTTCTTCGTAACTGGCCTTATGTTTGGTCTTTGGCTAACGCCAATGATTCTCTAGTGAAAGGCAAGATTGGTCTCAAACCAATGGTACACGCTAGAGGTGAAAGCAGTGGAGCTTGCCAAGGTGGATGGGGTTGGGGAATCGCTAAAGGCACCCAACATCCAGAGGCAGTTTGGAGAGCAATTCAGTTTTTTTCTAGTACAGAGGCTCAACGGGAAATTGCTTTAGATAAAGGTTATTTGCCAAGTCGTCGCTCAGTGTTTAATGATGCACAGATTGTGGAGAAATACAACCATTTTCCTGCGGTTTTGAAGGTGCTGGAAAATGCTGCTTTACGTCCTCCTATTGCCCAATACGCTCAAGCTTCTGATATTCTTCAGCGTTACTTGAGTGCTAGTTTCACAGGACAATTAACTCCTGAACAAGCTATGCAAGCCGCAGCTAATGAAACTCGTCGGTTATTAGGTATTTAG